One genomic window of Gemmatimonadota bacterium includes the following:
- a CDS encoding PEGA domain-containing protein, translated as MNTLRFILFCILLTTPLHISAQETEPAPRMLLKTKIHIRSEPTGAQVFINGQEAGYTPFVTEKLLDIGDKIQAFAHGYQPWMRTFTTTVLADTVHIALIRQKAHLEIRSDQLAALGAEIHLRFADQDTTITGFINIGRGNVAYESDLFVGKYRLEISKPGYNLIEQDFFLPPRGKLIEIRLTRNPLPLTELSIPGLVDIADQYLAESAQLLAAALAIGETVPAVETNVSIRLSDPRLTPFIEDLKYYSHQTRELERTMRLMGKSERGLLRALSQIDVYRGIVLGKYRRFSEAHALFREARERSPFPIEQEPNPLPGENESRLGDLTRFAEHWHMRLGRLDVNVNAAYLAIRNLPPKTLRFEQVRFTREAPVPPATSSHEQAMHDSLVALAEHILNENIANRRQEFSITLPKGHYMLKDTQNMAIPISFRVSDAPTFLSISPRVSLWLPTAKTASDTVLLQTVVGDELGPIVQPDQITFGREYALLVKMGDYKRHRENIILYPLGGIKPVWPGVTAIAATPGTECLYYKTGNEKLETSILSNIQGKRSGLLKYLLLPIVGIGVALAL; from the coding sequence ATGAACACCCTGAGATTCATCTTATTTTGCATCCTGCTGACCACACCGCTCCATATCTCGGCTCAAGAAACAGAGCCTGCGCCGAGGATGCTTCTCAAGACGAAAATCCACATTCGCTCAGAACCCACAGGTGCCCAGGTCTTCATCAATGGGCAGGAAGCGGGTTATACGCCATTTGTCACAGAAAAGCTACTGGACATTGGCGATAAAATTCAGGCATTTGCACATGGCTACCAGCCCTGGATGCGCACATTTACGACAACTGTTCTGGCAGATACGGTGCATATCGCGCTCATACGTCAGAAAGCGCATCTGGAGATCCGGTCCGATCAACTCGCGGCCTTAGGCGCAGAAATCCACCTTCGATTTGCAGATCAAGACACGACCATCACCGGGTTTATCAACATCGGACGCGGCAATGTGGCTTATGAGTCGGACCTTTTTGTGGGCAAATACCGCCTCGAAATCAGCAAACCCGGCTATAACCTCATCGAACAAGACTTCTTTCTGCCCCCGCGTGGCAAACTCATAGAAATTAGGCTTACCCGCAATCCGCTGCCACTCACGGAATTGTCCATCCCCGGTCTCGTGGATATCGCAGACCAATACCTCGCCGAAAGCGCGCAACTCCTCGCCGCTGCCCTGGCCATTGGCGAGACGGTCCCCGCAGTTGAAACCAATGTGTCTATCCGCCTCAGCGATCCGCGCCTGACGCCTTTTATCGAAGATCTGAAATACTATAGCCACCAGACGCGTGAATTAGAACGCACGATGCGTCTTATGGGAAAAAGCGAACGCGGCCTGCTCCGTGCGCTGTCGCAAATTGACGTGTACCGCGGTATTGTGCTGGGCAAATACCGCCGCTTCTCAGAAGCGCACGCGCTCTTCCGAGAAGCCCGTGAGCGTTCCCCTTTTCCCATTGAACAGGAACCCAATCCCCTTCCAGGGGAAAACGAGTCCCGCCTGGGCGATCTCACGCGCTTTGCCGAACATTGGCACATGCGCCTCGGGCGATTAGATGTCAACGTAAATGCGGCCTATCTCGCCATTCGCAACCTGCCTCCCAAAACCCTGCGCTTTGAACAGGTGCGCTTCACGCGAGAAGCACCCGTGCCCCCGGCCACCTCCTCGCACGAACAGGCCATGCACGACAGCCTTGTCGCTCTTGCCGAACATATCCTGAACGAGAATATCGCCAATCGCCGGCAAGAGTTTTCCATCACTCTTCCCAAAGGCCATTATATGCTTAAAGATACGCAAAACATGGCCATTCCCATTTCATTCCGAGTTTCCGATGCCCCCACTTTTCTATCCATCTCACCGCGCGTCAGCCTGTGGTTGCCCACCGCCAAAACCGCGTCGGATACGGTTCTCTTGCAAACCGTCGTCGGGGACGAACTCGGCCCGATTGTTCAACCCGACCAAATTACTTTTGGCCGAGAATACGCACTTCTGGTCAAAATGGGCGATTACAAACGCCACCGCGAAAATATCATTCTCTATCCCCTCGGTGGCATCAAACCCGTTTGGCCCGGTGTCACCGCCATTGCCGCGACCCCAGGTACGGAATGCCTGTATTACAAAACAGGAAATGAAAAATTGGAAACATCTATCCTCAGCAACATCCAGGGCAAACGCAGCGGACTGCTCAAATACTTGCTCCTCCCCATCGTAGGGATAGGCGTTGCCCTCGCGCTGTGA
- a CDS encoding DUF5916 domain-containing protein, whose translation MRFWVLFWGLMTIAIPDHTYAQGTVQQVVGDLVYVEGLSADLDGKLRVAGDDGAVLQVIKVLPNVAVARVVEENGLPVKTGDRIQTDDGTLAGSPRRVVQATRVAAAPRIDGRLDDAVWQQAQAAEGFVQRDPKYWMPVTERTVVKIIYDNKKIYFGFECYDKNPGLIVTNNMRRDSQLSGDDNIQLLLDPFNDNQNGVFFFVNALGARADMLLSNEGRTTNEDWDCIWEARCVRHERGWTAEIAIPFNQLRFNPSDEMEWGINMGRYIGHKNEETAFIVGRHTPSPRRRYQMTDMGVLRGLKAVERKRLFQVKPYVLPGTSRNFAGDEGENRTFEAGADVRYGVTPNLALDVSYNTDFAQVEADQEQVNLTQFSQFFPEKREFFLEGAQLFDFGEAASTRGGDVRPPTLLFYSRRIGLDGGQPVPILAGGKLAGKAGRTSIGALNVLTDSEMLDTQTLPRRNFSVLRMKRDVLARSNVGFIWVNKQSEVSEGGWGDYNRAGGLDFSFSPSTAVNVQAFYARTWDKDSEEVDDARYLRLSYNGTKYSGSATVLDVEDNFEPEAGFVNRRRGIRGFRRYNVNLSYLPRPRVANIRNLRFTPDIQVIEDDEGEVPFQRFRLDGVLALQTADRFLVRVERTRDVVTRTFRPSRKRPDVAIPPREYTFTSFRLGPDTANYRKLQLDFDFLVGTYYTGHLYRVTAENAYRPNGRLGIELIYDGNWIRLPQANLNIQALSTRIIYSFTTDFFFKIFAQWNSDSESMGANFLLNYRFRPGSDIFFVYDHGFGTDGDLHQTGRAVLLKVSYLIGL comes from the coding sequence ATGCGTTTTTGGGTATTATTTTGGGGGCTAATGACAATTGCTATTCCCGATCATACATATGCGCAGGGTACGGTGCAGCAGGTGGTGGGTGATCTCGTCTATGTGGAAGGACTTTCGGCTGACCTGGATGGCAAATTGCGGGTTGCAGGCGACGACGGTGCGGTTTTGCAGGTAATTAAGGTATTGCCCAATGTAGCGGTTGCGCGCGTGGTTGAGGAGAATGGTTTGCCAGTGAAAACTGGCGATCGGATTCAGACCGATGATGGCACGCTTGCAGGATCGCCGCGCAGGGTGGTGCAGGCGACGCGGGTTGCAGCGGCACCGCGCATTGACGGGCGGTTGGACGACGCGGTTTGGCAACAAGCTCAGGCCGCAGAGGGCTTTGTGCAGCGCGATCCGAAATACTGGATGCCGGTTACTGAGCGGACGGTTGTGAAAATTATTTATGACAATAAAAAAATTTATTTTGGTTTTGAATGTTATGACAAAAATCCCGGCCTCATTGTTACCAATAATATGCGCCGAGATTCTCAGCTTTCGGGCGATGACAATATCCAGTTGTTGCTCGATCCGTTTAATGACAACCAGAATGGGGTTTTCTTTTTTGTAAATGCGCTCGGCGCTCGGGCAGATATGCTTTTGTCAAATGAAGGGCGAACGACGAATGAAGATTGGGATTGTATCTGGGAGGCGCGGTGTGTGCGTCATGAGAGGGGCTGGACTGCCGAAATAGCGATTCCCTTTAATCAACTCCGTTTCAATCCGTCTGATGAGATGGAATGGGGGATTAACATGGGGCGTTATATCGGGCACAAGAACGAAGAGACAGCGTTTATTGTCGGGCGGCACACGCCGTCGCCCCGGCGGCGATATCAGATGACAGATATGGGTGTCTTGCGCGGATTAAAGGCTGTTGAGAGGAAGCGGCTCTTTCAGGTCAAACCATATGTGTTGCCGGGGACTTCGCGCAATTTTGCAGGCGATGAGGGTGAGAATCGCACGTTTGAAGCGGGTGCAGATGTGCGCTATGGCGTGACGCCTAATCTCGCTCTGGATGTGTCGTATAATACGGATTTTGCCCAGGTCGAAGCCGATCAAGAGCAGGTGAATTTGACTCAATTTTCTCAGTTTTTTCCCGAAAAGCGCGAGTTTTTTCTGGAGGGGGCACAGTTGTTTGATTTTGGCGAGGCCGCGTCAACTCGTGGGGGCGATGTGCGCCCGCCAACGCTGCTGTTTTACAGCAGGAGAATCGGTCTGGATGGGGGGCAGCCCGTGCCGATTCTCGCAGGTGGCAAACTGGCTGGCAAAGCCGGGCGTACCAGTATTGGCGCGTTAAATGTTCTGACAGATTCTGAGATGCTGGACACGCAGACGCTGCCGCGGAGAAATTTTTCCGTCCTGCGGATGAAACGCGATGTGCTCGCGCGGTCCAATGTGGGATTTATCTGGGTAAATAAACAAAGCGAAGTGTCCGAAGGTGGGTGGGGCGACTACAATCGCGCCGGGGGGCTGGATTTCAGTTTTTCGCCGTCAACCGCGGTCAATGTGCAGGCGTTTTACGCGCGTACCTGGGATAAAGACTCAGAAGAAGTGGATGATGCACGGTATCTTCGCTTATCGTATAACGGTACTAAATACTCGGGTTCGGCAACTGTTCTGGATGTGGAGGACAATTTTGAGCCGGAGGCGGGGTTTGTCAATCGCAGACGTGGTATTCGGGGATTTCGGCGCTATAATGTCAATCTATCCTATTTGCCGCGTCCCAGAGTAGCCAATATTCGCAATTTGAGGTTCACGCCCGATATTCAGGTGATTGAAGACGACGAAGGCGAGGTGCCGTTCCAGCGGTTCAGACTTGACGGTGTGCTCGCACTTCAGACGGCTGATCGCTTTTTGGTGCGTGTGGAGAGGACCCGCGATGTCGTTACGCGGACTTTTAGACCGTCGCGCAAGCGACCCGATGTCGCCATTCCGCCGCGTGAATATACTTTTACATCGTTCAGGCTGGGACCGGATACGGCAAATTATCGCAAATTGCAGTTGGATTTTGATTTTCTGGTCGGAACCTATTATACCGGACACCTGTATCGGGTAACCGCAGAGAATGCCTATCGGCCCAATGGCAGATTGGGTATTGAGCTGATTTACGATGGCAATTGGATTCGCTTGCCACAGGCCAATCTCAATATTCAGGCATTGAGCACGAGGATAATTTATTCGTTTACAACCGATTTCTTTTTCAAAATTTTCGCGCAGTGGAATAGTGACAGCGAATCCATGGGCGCAAACTTTTTGCTCAATTACCGTTTCCGCCCGGGTAGCGATATTTTCTTTGTGTATGATCACGGGTTTGGAACCGATGGCGATCTTCACCAGACCGGCCGCGCCGTCCTGCTCAAGGTGTCGTATTTGATTGGGTTGTGA